The Hymenobacter baengnokdamensis genome includes a region encoding these proteins:
- a CDS encoding PAS domain-containing protein, with amino-acid sequence MTHSDSLPDSSQKNGEEFQFLADFIPQLVWMTDPAGFHTYFNQRWIDYTGYTLADSLGPDMWNNLLHPDDRARARQVWGHSLATGKDYEIEYRFKSKAGGYRWFLGQALPRRDAAGNITTWFGTCTDIHDQKLASEQLLERESEFTTLADNLAQLSWMARPDGHIYWYNKRWYDYTGTNLAEMEGWGWEKVHHPDYLKTVLDFVSNAWAMGQPWELTFPLRGHDGQYRWFLTRAVPVRDEHNNTIRWLGTNTDVTEMRQLQEQLQNSYADLDAKVTFRNLELEHEVQRLRKQLGEQAG; translated from the coding sequence GTGACTCATTCAGATTCCCTACCTGATTCTTCTCAAAAAAATGGGGAAGAGTTTCAATTTCTGGCCGACTTTATTCCGCAGCTGGTGTGGATGACTGACCCGGCCGGCTTTCATACTTATTTCAATCAGCGCTGGATTGACTACACCGGCTATACGCTGGCCGATAGCCTGGGGCCCGACATGTGGAACAACCTGCTGCACCCCGACGACCGCGCCCGCGCCCGCCAGGTGTGGGGGCATTCGCTGGCCACCGGCAAAGACTACGAGATAGAGTACCGCTTTAAGTCGAAAGCCGGTGGGTACCGGTGGTTTCTGGGGCAGGCGCTGCCCCGGCGCGATGCGGCCGGCAATATCACGACGTGGTTTGGCACCTGCACCGACATTCACGACCAGAAGCTGGCCAGCGAGCAGCTGCTGGAGCGCGAGTCGGAGTTTACGACGCTGGCCGATAACCTGGCCCAGCTTTCGTGGATGGCCCGGCCCGATGGCCATATCTATTGGTACAACAAGCGCTGGTACGACTACACGGGTACCAACCTGGCCGAAATGGAAGGCTGGGGTTGGGAGAAAGTTCATCACCCAGACTACCTAAAGACGGTGCTGGACTTTGTGAGTAACGCCTGGGCGATGGGCCAACCCTGGGAGCTGACGTTTCCGCTGCGGGGCCACGATGGCCAGTACCGCTGGTTTTTGACCCGCGCCGTGCCCGTGCGCGACGAGCACAACAACACCATTCGCTGGCTTGGCACTAATACCGACGTGACCGAAATGCGCCAGCTGCAGGAGCAGCTACAGAACTCCTATGCCGACCTCGACGCCAAGGTCACTTTCCGCAACCTGGAATTGGAGCACGAAGTGCAGCGCCTGCGCAAGCAGCTGGGCGAACAGGCAGGGTAG
- the ispG gene encoding (E)-4-hydroxy-3-methylbut-2-enyl-diphosphate synthase produces the protein MNKIYCPSLTEYRRRVARVVNIGGVPLGGDYPIRVQSMTTVDTMDTLGSVAQTLRMVDAGCEYVRITAPSVKEAQNLLEIKKELRARGCNVPLIADIHFTPNAAELAARIVEKVRVNPGNYADKKKFEEIAYSDSSYAAEVERIRERFRPLVKICKQYGTAMRIGTNHGSLSDRILSRYGDTPLGMVESALEFLRLCEEENYYDVVLSMKASNTQVMVQAYRLLVQKLDEEGLQPYPLHLGVTEAGEAEDGRIKSAVGIGTLLEDGLGDTVRVSLTEAPEAEAPVARMLINRYVDRAAQARPIRPLVGEEPLNPFQYQRRATHEVLNFGGLNVPRVIVDLSRLPYQLEYADLRAAGHLYSPFLDKFQMSDQGADYIYTGERPVPFMLPNGLKEIVTYTAWLDAGQRLHHYPVMTVDRYLNEQPRHPQLNFLLLSLDTLDASLLRHLHADATLVLVLDTTNAHALPELRRAFFELLNSQVTCPVVVFRTYPAQAVAQTQLDAATDIGGLLIDGLGDGIVLRTEVLPVQSKEMCLDTISGLNQLSFGILQAARTRMSKTEYISCPSCGRTLFDLQETTAMIRKRTDHLKGIKIGIMGCIVNGPGEMADADYGYVGVGKGKIALYRGQEVIKKAVPEERAVDELIELMREDGKWVEKEVVDEPVGV, from the coding sequence ATGAACAAGATATATTGTCCTAGCCTGACTGAGTACCGGCGCCGCGTGGCGCGGGTGGTGAATATTGGCGGCGTACCGCTGGGCGGCGACTATCCCATTCGGGTGCAGAGCATGACCACGGTCGATACCATGGACACGCTGGGCTCGGTAGCCCAAACGCTGCGCATGGTGGACGCTGGCTGCGAGTACGTCCGCATCACCGCGCCCAGCGTGAAGGAGGCACAAAACCTGCTCGAAATCAAGAAAGAGCTGCGGGCGCGGGGCTGCAACGTGCCCTTGATTGCCGACATCCACTTTACGCCCAACGCCGCCGAGCTGGCGGCCCGCATCGTGGAGAAAGTGCGCGTAAACCCCGGCAACTACGCCGATAAAAAGAAATTTGAAGAAATAGCGTATTCCGATTCCAGCTACGCCGCCGAGGTTGAGCGCATCCGGGAGCGGTTTCGGCCGCTGGTGAAAATTTGTAAGCAGTACGGCACGGCCATGCGTATTGGCACCAACCACGGCTCGCTCTCCGACCGCATTCTGAGTCGCTACGGCGACACGCCGCTGGGCATGGTGGAGTCGGCTCTAGAGTTTTTGCGGCTCTGCGAAGAGGAAAACTACTACGACGTAGTGCTCAGCATGAAGGCCAGCAACACCCAGGTAATGGTGCAGGCCTACCGCTTGCTGGTGCAAAAGCTCGACGAAGAAGGCTTGCAGCCCTACCCGCTGCACCTGGGCGTAACCGAAGCCGGTGAAGCCGAGGATGGCCGCATTAAGTCGGCCGTGGGTATCGGCACACTGCTCGAAGATGGCCTGGGCGATACCGTGCGCGTCAGCCTCACCGAAGCCCCCGAGGCCGAAGCGCCGGTGGCGCGCATGCTCATCAACCGCTACGTAGACCGCGCCGCCCAGGCCCGGCCCATCAGGCCGCTGGTAGGCGAGGAGCCCCTCAACCCGTTTCAATACCAGCGCCGCGCTACGCACGAGGTATTGAACTTCGGCGGCCTCAACGTGCCGCGCGTTATTGTTGATTTGTCGCGCCTGCCGTACCAGCTCGAATATGCCGACCTGCGCGCCGCCGGCCACCTGTACTCACCCTTTCTCGACAAGTTTCAGATGTCGGACCAGGGGGCCGACTACATCTATACCGGCGAGCGGCCGGTGCCTTTCATGCTGCCCAATGGCCTGAAGGAAATTGTGACGTACACCGCCTGGCTCGACGCCGGCCAGCGCCTGCATCACTACCCGGTGATGACTGTCGACAGATATCTCAACGAGCAGCCGCGTCATCCACAGCTCAACTTTCTGCTACTCAGCCTCGACACGCTCGATGCCTCTTTGCTGCGCCACCTGCACGCCGACGCAACGCTGGTACTGGTGCTGGATACTACGAATGCTCATGCCCTGCCCGAGCTGCGCCGCGCTTTCTTCGAGCTGCTTAACAGTCAGGTTACCTGCCCGGTAGTAGTATTCCGCACCTACCCCGCCCAGGCAGTAGCGCAAACCCAGCTCGATGCCGCTACCGATATCGGTGGCTTGCTAATCGATGGCCTTGGCGACGGGATAGTTCTGCGCACGGAGGTGCTGCCCGTACAAAGCAAGGAAATGTGCCTCGATACAATTTCGGGCCTCAACCAATTGAGCTTCGGGATTTTGCAGGCGGCCCGCACCCGCATGAGCAAAACCGAATATATCAGCTGCCCCAGCTGCGGCCGCACGCTCTTCGACCTGCAGGAAACCACGGCCATGATTCGTAAGCGCACCGACCACCTCAAGGGCATCAAAATCGGTATTATGGGCTGCATCGTGAACGGCCCCGGCGAAATGGCCGACGCCGACTACGGCTACGTGGGCGTCGGCAAAGGCAAAATTGCCCTCTACCGCGGCCAGGAAGTCATCAAAAAAGCCGTGCCCGAAGAACGCGCCGTGGATGAGCTGATTGAGCTAATGCGCGAGGATGGCAAATGGGTAGAGAAGGAAGTAGTGGACGAGCCGGTAGGGGTGTAG
- a CDS encoding Cif family virulence factor, translating into MKNHVSLLLLSGLLGATFAAQAQTTSAEVPAVKQAITTFFDAMRRGDSTLVRSTLAPTAVFHTLSQPQGQPTVQLESVNAFLKAVGTPHAESWDERVQFEHVLIDANLASVWAPYEFYLGSKFSHCGYDSFQLVKLASGWKIAHIIDTRRKEKCR; encoded by the coding sequence ATGAAAAATCACGTTTCGCTGCTGCTGCTCAGCGGCCTGCTCGGCGCTACGTTCGCCGCACAAGCCCAAACGACCTCGGCCGAAGTGCCGGCCGTGAAGCAAGCCATCACAACGTTTTTCGACGCAATGCGGCGCGGCGACAGCACCCTGGTACGAAGCACCCTGGCCCCGACCGCCGTATTTCATACCCTGAGCCAGCCCCAAGGCCAGCCCACGGTGCAGCTCGAAAGCGTAAATGCCTTCTTAAAAGCCGTCGGCACGCCCCACGCCGAAAGCTGGGACGAGCGCGTGCAGTTCGAGCACGTACTCATCGACGCCAACCTGGCCAGCGTGTGGGCACCCTACGAGTTTTACCTGGGCAGCAAGTTCAGCCACTGCGGCTACGACTCGTTTCAGCTGGTGAAGCTGGCCAGCGGCTGGAAAATCGCGCACATTATTGATACGCGCCGCAAGGAGAAGTGCCGCTAG
- a CDS encoding dicarboxylate/amino acid:cation symporter, producing MTRYYSNLTVQVLTAIVLGVVVGGLFPHFGAALKPVADTFINLIKMLIAPIIFLTVVLGIAGMGSLQKVGRVGGKALLYFELVTTLALAIGIAAANITQPGTGVQATAQAALHDSKQTTEAAKFTTQAGELNWVEFITHIVPTNVVEAFAKGDILQVLLFAVLFGLALNRLGESAQPLVKTFDRLSHAMFGVLGIVMKLAPLGAFGGMAFTIGKYGLATLLPLGKLMLVVYLTMFLFIFGVLNLILRAYQLRLGPYLGFIKEEILLVLGTSSSESALPRMIDKMERYGCSRSVAGLVIPTGYSFNLDGTSIYLSIAVIFLAQAFNIPLSLTQQLSLIAVLVVTSKGAAGVTGSGFIVLASTLAATKTIPVESVALLLGVDRFMSEARAITNVIGNGVATLIIAKSEGEFDEARHQLALQGRAVPEELRPEPVAELPRILKPHEQEPGQD from the coding sequence ATGACACGCTATTATTCCAACCTCACCGTGCAGGTGCTCACGGCCATTGTGCTGGGAGTAGTAGTCGGGGGCTTGTTTCCGCACTTCGGCGCGGCGCTTAAGCCCGTGGCCGACACGTTTATCAACCTCATTAAGATGTTGATTGCGCCCATTATTTTTCTCACGGTAGTGCTGGGCATTGCCGGCATGGGCAGCCTGCAAAAAGTTGGCCGCGTAGGCGGTAAGGCCCTGCTTTACTTTGAGCTAGTAACCACCCTGGCGCTGGCAATTGGCATTGCGGCGGCCAATATCACCCAGCCGGGCACGGGCGTGCAGGCTACTGCGCAGGCTGCTCTTCACGACAGCAAGCAAACGACCGAAGCCGCCAAATTCACCACGCAGGCCGGCGAGTTGAACTGGGTCGAGTTTATCACCCACATTGTGCCCACCAACGTGGTCGAAGCATTCGCCAAAGGCGATATATTGCAAGTACTATTGTTTGCTGTATTATTCGGCCTGGCCCTCAACCGCCTGGGCGAGTCGGCTCAGCCCCTGGTCAAGACCTTCGACCGGCTTTCACACGCCATGTTTGGGGTGCTGGGCATTGTCATGAAGCTGGCTCCGCTGGGGGCGTTTGGCGGGATGGCTTTCACTATCGGCAAGTACGGGCTGGCCACCCTGCTACCGCTGGGCAAGCTCATGCTGGTCGTGTACCTCACCATGTTTTTGTTCATTTTTGGGGTACTAAACCTGATTTTACGGGCTTACCAGCTGCGGCTGGGGCCATACCTGGGCTTTATTAAGGAAGAGATTCTGCTGGTGCTGGGCACCTCGTCGTCCGAGTCGGCGCTGCCGCGCATGATTGATAAGATGGAGCGCTACGGCTGCTCGCGCTCGGTGGCGGGGCTGGTTATTCCTACCGGCTATTCCTTTAATCTGGATGGCACCTCCATTTACCTGTCTATTGCGGTTATCTTTCTGGCCCAGGCCTTTAACATTCCGCTCTCGCTTACGCAGCAGCTATCGCTCATTGCCGTGCTAGTGGTTACGAGCAAGGGCGCGGCGGGGGTCACGGGCTCGGGCTTTATCGTGCTGGCTTCCACGCTGGCGGCTACCAAAACCATTCCCGTGGAGAGCGTGGCGCTGCTGCTGGGCGTCGACCGCTTTATGAGTGAGGCCCGCGCTATTACCAACGTTATCGGCAATGGCGTGGCTACGCTCATCATCGCCAAAAGCGAAGGTGAGTTTGACGAAGCCCGCCACCAGCTGGCGCTGCAGGGCCGCGCCGTGCCCGAGGAGCTACGCCCCGAGCCGGTGGCCGAGCTGCCGCGCATCCTGAAGCCCCATGAACAGGAGCCCGGCCAGGACTGA
- a CDS encoding DUF6728 family protein encodes MNGKNLFNLGPALGYFFRKNDPSRKSNFNLRTMHFINKLSMAMFLVGLCVLLYRWFIR; translated from the coding sequence ATGAACGGTAAAAATCTTTTTAACCTCGGACCGGCACTCGGCTACTTCTTTCGCAAGAACGACCCGAGCCGCAAGTCCAACTTCAACCTGCGCACCATGCACTTTATCAATAAGCTGAGCATGGCGATGTTTCTGGTGGGCTTGTGCGTGCTGCTCTACCGCTGGTTTATCCGCTAG
- a CDS encoding MmcQ/YjbR family DNA-binding protein has product MNIEEYRDFCLGLPGATEETPFGPDTLVFKVGGKLFALTDLQTFASFNVKCDPEHASELRERFDYVLPGFHMNKKHWNTVLIGTGASDAQLREWLTDSYQLIVAALPKALRAELRQEIK; this is encoded by the coding sequence ATGAATATCGAAGAGTACCGCGACTTCTGCCTTGGCCTGCCCGGTGCCACGGAGGAAACCCCCTTCGGCCCTGATACGCTGGTGTTTAAGGTGGGCGGCAAGCTATTTGCCCTCACCGATTTGCAGACTTTTGCCAGTTTCAACGTGAAGTGCGACCCCGAGCACGCCAGCGAGCTGCGCGAGCGCTTCGACTACGTGCTGCCCGGCTTTCACATGAATAAAAAACACTGGAATACCGTGCTCATTGGAACCGGGGCCAGCGATGCCCAGCTGCGCGAGTGGCTGACCGATTCGTACCAGCTCATTGTGGCGGCGCTTCCCAAGGCATTGCGCGCCGAGCTGCGCCAGGAAATAAAGTAA
- a CDS encoding M14 metallopeptidase family protein — protein sequence MISLPSCGTVATRTLGPLGFGLLLGLALPLAGTAQTTTTAPSTTSTADAAGPLLTPGQFLGYELGSQFTPQAEVLRYAAHVVAHSPGRMRITPYGKTYEKRTLEVIEIGNTENFGRLADIQQNDRRLASLESGAASRQLPAVAWLSYNVHGNEAVSSEAVMQVLYDLANPQDQQMQDWLKNTVVIIDPCVNPDGHDRYVNWYNRVRNQSPNAGPDSWEHHEPWPGGRYNHYYFDLNRDWAWQTQQESRQRIVLYNKWLPQVHADFHEMGPNNSYYFSPAAKPYHADITPWQRKFQNVIGDYNRATFDKNNWLYFTREVYDLYAPTYGDTWPSFNGAIGMTYEQGGGSPAGVAYARTEGDTLTLAQRIAHHHAASRATIQATAERHDDLLREFQAYFTTAKTRPGGTYKTYVLASGNDPGQLRMLTQYLDRQQISYGFAPRSLKTNGYNYASGKTEQVEVQPHDVLVSMYQPKSTLVKVLFEPRPQLEDSLTYDITSWALPYSFGVKAYALTQRLDASGPTPTPATVKGSAAAPTDKPYAYLARWNNLQDVRFLSKLLQQKVKIRFAEQAFEAEGQKYAPGTLIITRTGNEALGAKFDQLVRAQADSAGTVVQAVKSGFSTTGHDLGSGTVHFVKQPTVAVVAGPGIDATAFGEVWHFFEQQIGYPITVLGTDYLSRVNMSKIDVLILPDGNYQDIYPAPALESLKAWVRGGGKLIALEGAMKFLANKKDFLLKGKVADSVALKKAEVINPYLPLRRYGSAEREGTQEQALGTIYRVQLDNTHPLSFGYGDTYPALIRTPLSYRFLGKGGWNVGVIKKNGYYAGFSGSKARKELVDTFVLGEQDLGRGQVIYLGDNPLFRAFWQSGKLLFGNAVFLVGQ from the coding sequence ATGATTTCTCTACCTTCCTGCGGGACCGTTGCCACGCGCACCCTCGGCCCGCTGGGCTTTGGGCTGCTGCTGGGGCTAGCCCTGCCATTGGCCGGCACGGCCCAGACTACCACTACCGCGCCCAGCACCACCAGCACCGCCGACGCGGCCGGACCTTTATTAACCCCCGGCCAGTTTCTGGGCTATGAGCTGGGCAGCCAGTTCACGCCCCAGGCTGAGGTGCTGCGCTACGCCGCGCACGTGGTAGCCCACTCGCCCGGCCGGATGCGCATTACGCCCTACGGGAAAACCTACGAGAAGCGCACGTTGGAAGTCATTGAAATCGGCAATACTGAAAACTTCGGTCGGCTGGCTGACATTCAGCAAAACGACCGCCGGCTGGCCAGCCTCGAAAGCGGCGCGGCCAGCCGCCAGCTGCCGGCCGTGGCCTGGCTCAGCTACAACGTGCACGGCAACGAGGCCGTGAGCTCGGAGGCGGTGATGCAGGTGCTCTACGACCTGGCCAACCCGCAGGACCAGCAAATGCAGGACTGGCTTAAGAATACGGTGGTCATCATTGACCCCTGCGTGAACCCCGACGGCCACGACCGCTACGTGAACTGGTACAACCGCGTGCGTAACCAAAGCCCCAATGCCGGCCCCGACTCGTGGGAGCACCACGAGCCCTGGCCCGGCGGGCGCTACAACCACTATTACTTCGACCTGAACCGCGACTGGGCCTGGCAAACCCAGCAGGAAAGCCGCCAGCGCATTGTGCTCTACAACAAGTGGCTACCCCAGGTGCACGCCGACTTTCACGAGATGGGCCCCAACAACTCGTATTATTTCTCGCCGGCCGCCAAGCCGTATCATGCCGACATTACGCCCTGGCAGCGGAAGTTCCAGAACGTGATTGGCGACTACAACCGGGCCACGTTTGATAAAAATAACTGGCTCTATTTTACCCGGGAAGTGTACGACCTCTACGCCCCCACCTACGGCGATACCTGGCCCAGCTTCAACGGCGCCATCGGCATGACCTATGAGCAGGGCGGCGGCAGCCCGGCCGGCGTGGCTTATGCCCGCACCGAGGGCGATACGCTGACCCTGGCCCAGCGCATTGCCCATCACCACGCCGCCAGCCGCGCCACCATTCAGGCCACCGCCGAGCGCCACGACGATTTGCTGCGTGAGTTCCAGGCCTATTTCACCACCGCCAAAACCAGGCCCGGCGGCACCTACAAAACCTACGTGCTGGCCTCCGGCAACGACCCCGGCCAGCTGCGGATGCTCACGCAGTACCTCGACCGCCAGCAAATCAGCTACGGCTTTGCCCCCAGGAGCCTCAAAACCAACGGCTACAACTATGCCAGCGGCAAAACCGAGCAGGTAGAAGTGCAGCCGCACGACGTGCTCGTGAGCATGTATCAGCCCAAGTCAACGCTGGTGAAAGTGCTGTTTGAGCCGCGCCCGCAGCTCGAAGACTCGCTTACCTACGACATTACCTCCTGGGCGCTCCCCTACTCGTTTGGGGTAAAAGCCTACGCCCTCACCCAGCGCCTCGACGCCAGCGGCCCCACCCCAACCCCGGCTACGGTAAAGGGCAGCGCCGCCGCGCCTACCGACAAGCCCTACGCCTACCTGGCCCGCTGGAATAACCTCCAGGATGTGCGCTTTCTGAGCAAGCTGCTGCAACAGAAAGTGAAAATACGCTTCGCCGAGCAGGCTTTTGAGGCCGAAGGCCAGAAGTACGCGCCCGGCACGCTCATCATCACGCGCACCGGCAACGAGGCGCTGGGAGCCAAGTTTGACCAGCTGGTGCGGGCGCAGGCCGACTCGGCCGGCACGGTGGTACAGGCCGTAAAATCGGGCTTTTCGACCACCGGCCACGACCTGGGCTCGGGCACGGTACACTTCGTGAAGCAGCCCACCGTGGCCGTAGTAGCCGGCCCCGGCATCGACGCCACGGCCTTTGGCGAAGTGTGGCACTTCTTCGAGCAGCAGATTGGCTACCCGATTACGGTGCTGGGCACCGATTACCTGAGCCGGGTAAATATGTCAAAAATCGACGTGCTTATTCTGCCGGATGGCAATTACCAGGATATTTACCCCGCCCCGGCCCTCGAAAGCCTCAAAGCCTGGGTGCGGGGCGGCGGCAAGCTCATCGCCCTCGAAGGCGCCATGAAATTTCTGGCCAATAAAAAGGATTTCCTGCTCAAGGGTAAAGTCGCTGACTCGGTAGCCCTCAAAAAGGCGGAGGTCATTAACCCCTACCTGCCCCTGCGCCGCTACGGCAGCGCCGAGCGCGAAGGCACGCAGGAACAGGCGTTGGGCACTATCTACCGCGTGCAGCTCGACAATACGCACCCGCTGTCCTTCGGCTACGGCGACACCTACCCGGCGCTTATTCGCACGCCGCTCAGCTACCGGTTTTTGGGCAAAGGTGGCTGGAATGTGGGTGTCATTAAAAAGAACGGCTATTATGCCGGCTTCTCGGGCAGCAAAGCCCGTAAGGAGCTGGTCGATACCTTCGTGCTGGGCGAGCAGGACCTGGGCCGGGGCCAGGTTATCTACCTCGGCGACAACCCCTTATTCCGGGCTTTCTGGCAGAGCGGCAAGCTGCTGTTTGGCAACGCCGTCTTCCTGGTTGGCCAGTAG
- a CDS encoding amidase, which yields MLSPTEYDQLDGLGMAALVASGQLTAAELCRAAIARAEAVNPQINAIILPLFEQAQGRATAGLPTGPFGGVPFLLKDFGAAYAGVPQTAGSRALRHYVPTEDAELVRRWQAAGVNILGKTSTPEFALLAVTEPALYGACRNPWNLGHTPGGSSGGSAAAVAAGIVPVAGAGDGGGSIRIPAACCGLFGLKPSRGRVPTGPEQGEKWQGAAVEHVLTRSVRDSAAMLDATQGADVGAPYFLPGSARPYLEEVSREPGRLRIAFTLDHPLGRPLHPECATAVRDAAHLLASLGHDVAEVALPFDGRAVSAAFLMLYFGETGASIASLAAVLGRPTRPADVEPTTWLLGLLGRTYSAADFAAARHTWNDHARRMGRFHQTYDLLLTPTLATPPVRIGELQPKPFEQKLLRVVNTFGLGGLIRRSGLVEKLAEQSLEKTPYTQLANLTGQPAMSVPLHWTADGLPCGVQLIARLGAEDVLFRLAGQLEQARPWFNRRPANLMP from the coding sequence ATGCTTTCTCCCACCGAATACGACCAACTCGATGGCCTGGGCATGGCCGCCCTCGTAGCAAGTGGCCAGCTCACGGCCGCCGAGCTGTGCCGGGCTGCCATTGCCCGCGCCGAAGCTGTCAATCCGCAGATTAACGCCATCATTCTTCCCCTATTCGAGCAGGCGCAGGGGCGGGCTACCGCCGGGCTGCCGACCGGCCCGTTCGGCGGCGTGCCGTTTTTGCTGAAAGACTTCGGGGCGGCCTATGCCGGTGTGCCCCAGACGGCCGGCAGCCGCGCCCTACGCCACTACGTGCCCACCGAAGACGCCGAGCTGGTACGCCGCTGGCAGGCGGCGGGTGTCAATATCCTCGGCAAAACCAGCACGCCCGAATTTGCCCTGCTGGCCGTGACCGAGCCCGCGCTCTACGGCGCCTGCCGCAATCCGTGGAATTTGGGCCACACACCGGGCGGCAGCAGCGGCGGCTCGGCAGCGGCCGTGGCGGCGGGCATTGTACCAGTAGCCGGGGCCGGCGATGGCGGCGGCTCCATCCGCATTCCGGCGGCATGCTGTGGGCTGTTTGGGCTGAAACCCAGCCGGGGGCGCGTGCCTACCGGCCCCGAGCAGGGCGAGAAGTGGCAGGGCGCGGCCGTGGAGCACGTACTTACGCGCTCAGTGCGCGACAGTGCGGCCATGCTCGACGCTACGCAGGGCGCGGATGTGGGCGCTCCGTACTTTTTGCCCGGCTCCGCGCGCCCTTACCTGGAAGAAGTGAGCCGGGAGCCCGGCCGCCTGCGCATCGCCTTTACTCTCGACCACCCGCTGGGCCGGCCGCTGCACCCGGAGTGCGCCACCGCCGTGCGCGACGCGGCCCACCTGCTCGCAAGCCTGGGCCACGACGTAGCGGAAGTAGCACTGCCCTTCGACGGCCGGGCCGTGTCGGCGGCCTTTCTCATGCTTTATTTTGGCGAGACCGGGGCCAGCATCGCCAGCCTGGCGGCAGTGCTGGGCCGCCCCACCCGGCCCGCCGATGTGGAGCCCACTACCTGGCTGCTGGGCTTGCTGGGCCGCACCTACTCGGCCGCCGACTTTGCCGCTGCCCGCCACACTTGGAACGACCATGCCCGCCGCATGGGCCGGTTTCACCAGACCTACGACCTGCTGCTGACGCCCACGCTCGCCACGCCGCCCGTGCGCATCGGCGAGCTGCAACCCAAGCCCTTCGAGCAGAAGCTGCTACGCGTGGTGAATACCTTCGGGCTGGGCGGCCTCATCCGGCGCTCGGGCCTCGTGGAGAAACTGGCCGAGCAAAGCCTCGAAAAAACGCCCTACACCCAGCTGGCCAACCTCACCGGCCAGCCCGCCATGTCGGTGCCCCTGCACTGGACCGCCGACGGCCTGCCCTGCGGGGTGCAGCTCATTGCCCGCCTCGGGGCTGAGGACGTGCTCTTTCGCCTGGCCGGGCAGCTGGAGCAGGCCCGGCCGTGGTTCAACCGGCGGCCGGCGAACCTTATGCCCTGA